The Pseudoliparis swirei isolate HS2019 ecotype Mariana Trench chromosome 19, NWPU_hadal_v1, whole genome shotgun sequence genomic sequence GCAGTTTGTTTTGATTAAACAATCTCACTGTAATGTTTGTAAAATACTATAAAGCTATGATGCCAAGGCAATGCAGTCAGTTTGCATAGTTTAAGAATATAAACAGTGTCAACTTCTAGCTAGCGACAATACATGTTGTTAGCTAGTTTTAGAAGCTAACGTGTCAACTAGGGAGCCAGCGAAGCGGAGCCCTGGAGCCAACTGTGTGTGCAATGGCGACCACCAGACACGCGGGTCGGGATGTCTCTCGGCGGGCCGCTGGTGGCTGACATTTGATCCATGAAAGGACTTTAGTCACGTTCACAGATGCGGCGGCTCGTTGTCCAGCTAGCAGGTTGACGTCTGTAATGATACGAGAGTTCCAAGTCTCGCGATAAGAATGATGCGGGATTCGGATGCCGCAGGAATCAATGGAGATCCAGAATAGATGTGTGGCGTTGAAAAGATGGACATTCAGAGGTGGAAAATGAATGTTAGCAGAAATAAAGAAGAACAAACTCCATCATTAATATTACTCAATAAAAATCGGCACGACAAAGTATAAAATAGGAATTTTATTTGTCAACAATGTCTAACTAGCAACACAATTACACGTTATTACCTGTATTAAAGAGCAGTAGGGTTGTTATTTAATCCCATGTGGATACATGTGTAGAACCAACACACTCCATTCAATAAAACAACCATTGAAATAGCTGAAACTGTAAAATATGTGTTGGCTTTTTTAAGAACTCAAGCATCCGCCGAAATAACAATCATTTTGAATGTAAGACATCCTTCACATTTACCTTCAGTAAATACAAGGTTGGTGGATTCAGGGATATGCTGTGTAATGTGAGAGAACAGATTATTAAAAGGTAGTCATACAGCTTCTACCGAGGCTTTAGTTTAGACCATCGCGGCCAATACTGTAGGTCAAAGTCCAGTCTACTGTAAAGCAGTGGAGCATTTACACAACTTGTTCTGAAATACACACCCTTTTTCCCCACTACTGGTTTTGCAGTACTGTTTAAAATAGATGGGGAAATACTGAGGTGGTTTCTGTAATTATCATATTAAAACATctcaaaaggaagaagaaaaaaaaaacaagacctAAAAAGGGTTAAGAGTGTGGGGGGAAACGCCTTCATCAACCAGCCAGAGCTTAAACAACAACGTCCAGTTTTTCAATGTCCACAGGCAAGTGGTCCCAACTGTACACTTGCTTACTTATGGTAAAGCTCCAAGTGGTTCCTCAGGCGACCTTTTGTCAGGAAGTCTTTTCCACAAAAATTACAGCAATTTGGCTGATCTTTGTGAACATTTGACATGTGGTTCATGTAATTTGTTCGAGAGAAAAATTTCTTTTCACACATCCCACACTGGATCACCTTGAGAGGACTAGAACAACTTTTCTTGTGCATGCTCAGCTGCCCACGAGAACGAAACACTGCAGAACACTGGTCACATTTCAGgggcttctcacctgtgtgggtgCGAAAGTGTTCAATCAAAAGGTATTTGTTTTTAGAGACCTTGTGGCACACCGCGCAGACAAAACCGTCAGGGCAGCGCGTCCCCATGGTTTTCCATTTTGAACTCTGCCCCGGATCTGGATTGCAAGCTCTCTTCACTTTGCTGTGCTTGGTCGTTACACTTgtgtcttcccttggagtcgtcACATCCTGAGCGCCATCTCCAGGCTCCTCTGAAGGCTTGATCCTTGCATGGTTTTCATTCGTCTCACTGATATTGGTCTGGTCTTTGTGCATCCTCAAAATGTGCTTTTTGAGGGCCTGATTAATGCGGAATTTCATTGGGCACGCGCTGCAAAGGAACGGCCTCTCACCAGTATGAACACGCTCATGTTGTTTCAGCATCCATTTGCTGCGAAACACCTTGCTGCAATGTTCACATTGCTTGTTGGCTGGCCTATCTTTGTTGATAGATGCTTTACTGTAGTCGTTAGAGGAGGATGTGCTTTCCTTCTTAACAATCCCCTTTTTGCCCAATGCAGTCAGGGTTTCTTCATCACTGGACTGGGGTTTTGGAGGGTTAGCGGACTGAGCTTTTATTGCCAACAGTTTCTTCAGTTTTCTGCAAGTTACTTGATGATAGTCAAGAGCACTTGGAAAAGGGAACTCCTTTCTGCAACCTTTGCACTTCTTGTGAGAGCGTACATGCACATCTCGGCCAAATATTGTATCAAAGTCCTTCTTACAAAACTTGCAGCCGTACCTTTTTTCACTGTCACTTTTCTCGGCCGCCTTGTCTTCAGCCTCAGCTGCTGTgatcccgcctcctcctcttttgcgCTTCATCGTACTGCCTTGCTCTTTTCCTGTCACATGTCTCACACTTCTTCTCGGACCTGCACCGTCTGTCGGGTCAATATATTCTTGTTTGATGTCCCGGATTAATTTCTTCATGTCGTTTCTCAGCGGTGGGCGTCGAGTTACTTGTTCCTTTTCTGTGCGCCTCTCGTTTAATGAAGAACCTGTGAAATATAAACATAGCCAATTTTCTTGACCAAGTGAAAAGCAGAATATCGGACTGCACGGGCCTACTATCACCCCTGCTTGTGTCATCAATGTTTAACCACGTGTACATTGTGCAAATCCAAAAGTTCTCAAGGAAGATACTGTGGTGTCAGCCAGGCACAGCGTGCATATCTAACCCCGAGTGCACAAACAATTTTAAACTGCAGGTACAGACAGTGTGCTTGTCTGCTCCTCAACATATTGGTAAAAAAGCAAGTACTTTATATCACCACCTGTGTCCTGGGTAATCCACTGGCAACCCCGAACAGTTCGACTAGAAAAACATTTCTAGTGAGAAGGTCCCATTATAAACTTTTTCCGGTGTGTTTTGTGGATTATCCAGAGGAAGTGTCTGGCTAATAAagtgaaataataaattaaaaaggggAAACTCACCTCTCATGGATCTCCTGAGACCCTTTTTTTGCTGGTGGGACTCAATGTTGTGCTTAACAACCTG encodes the following:
- the LOC130210239 gene encoding zinc finger protein 878-like isoform X1; this translates as MSDLLIRAFRAQLTTSMDSVLRRAMFEIMIIFERSLHDHQMELAQKGEEVAQLKIKLQGAEVRLTEIQREGNRETEMKKRQPEDVPSGPEPTSDVPEIDFELPDDWCAPLGFETAAKQEVGFCPSVKLRPLSIALWPLKIIKQEVVKHNIESHQQKKGLRRSMRGSSLNERRTEKEQVTRRPPLRNDMKKLIRDIKQEYIDPTDGAGPRRSVRHVTGKEQGSTMKRKRGGGGITAAEAEDKAAEKSDSEKRYGCKFCKKDFDTIFGRDVHVRSHKKCKGCRKEFPFPSALDYHQVTCRKLKKLLAIKAQSANPPKPQSSDEETLTALGKKGIVKKESTSSSNDYSKASINKDRPANKQCEHCSKVFRSKWMLKQHERVHTGERPFLCSACPMKFRINQALKKHILRMHKDQTNISETNENHARIKPSEEPGDGAQDVTTPREDTSVTTKHSKVKRACNPDPGQSSKWKTMGTRCPDGFVCAVCHKVSKNKYLLIEHFRTHTGEKPLKCDQCSAVFRSRGQLSMHKKSCSSPLKVIQCGMCEKKFFSRTNYMNHMSNVHKDQPNCCNFCGKDFLTKGRLRNHLELYHK